One genomic region from Microcystis panniformis FACHB-1757 encodes:
- the pipX gene encoding transcriptional coactivator PipX, which yields MSNETYLNHPTFGLLYRVCLLEEHRELFTTLYAQRLFFLVTVGPKKVSFDPISRSDARLLVENRLRNLRRGSNVQEFNSLNQTYQQTFSV from the coding sequence ATGAGTAACGAAACCTATCTCAATCATCCCACTTTCGGTCTATTATACAGAGTGTGTCTATTAGAAGAACATCGGGAATTATTCACCACTCTTTATGCCCAACGTCTTTTTTTTCTGGTGACGGTGGGACCAAAAAAAGTCTCGTTCGATCCGATTAGTCGTTCCGATGCTCGTCTTTTAGTGGAAAACCGGCTGCGAAATTTGCGCCGGGGCAGTAATGTGCAAGAATTTAACAGTCTCAACCAAACTTATCAACAAACCTTTTCAGTCTAG
- a CDS encoding YggS family pyridoxal phosphate-dependent enzyme has protein sequence MTIASRIESIRLTLPPGTRLIAVSKQVSSDYIRQAYRAGVRDFAESKLQEAISKQQELKDLPDISWHFIGHLQANKARKVLESFDLIHSLDSLKLAQRLDRLAGELEINPQVLLQVKVVPDPDKFGWDKAELLAALPDLVNCQQLKIQGLMTILPQGLSAEEKLAAFEKTSDLAQIIENSSSLCLPHLSMGMSNDYPLAVKAGATLIRVGTGIFGDRIY, from the coding sequence ATGACGATCGCTAGTCGTATCGAGTCCATCCGTCTTACCCTACCCCCCGGCACGCGTCTGATTGCCGTCAGTAAACAGGTATCGAGCGATTATATCCGTCAAGCTTACCGAGCAGGAGTGAGAGATTTTGCCGAAAGTAAGCTACAGGAAGCAATCTCGAAGCAGCAAGAACTAAAAGACCTCCCAGATATTTCTTGGCACTTTATCGGGCATCTACAGGCAAATAAAGCCCGCAAAGTCCTAGAATCTTTTGATTTAATCCATTCCCTCGATAGTTTAAAATTAGCCCAAAGACTCGATCGCCTGGCCGGGGAATTAGAGATTAATCCCCAAGTTTTGCTACAGGTGAAAGTTGTCCCCGATCCCGATAAGTTCGGTTGGGACAAGGCCGAACTCTTAGCAGCTCTTCCCGATTTAGTCAACTGTCAACAGCTAAAAATTCAAGGTTTGATGACAATTCTGCCCCAGGGATTATCGGCTGAGGAAAAGTTAGCCGCCTTTGAAAAAACCAGCGATTTAGCCCAAATAATCGAGAATAGCTCTAGTTTATGCCTGCCCCATCTATCCATGGGGATGTCTAACGATTATCCCCTGGCCGTCAAGGCCGGAGCCACTTTGATCCGGGTGGGAACTGGTATTTTTGGTGATCGCATTTACTGA
- a CDS encoding cell division protein SepF — translation MNNIFTKLKDFVGISEQPEDEDETDYEEMNWEQFSPQEKDQNEEEEPLNRRQREPLNLNTATSMGLNRSNVIGMPGINNNNAEVVVIEPHSFEEMPQVIQTLRERKSVVLNLNVMDPEEAQRAVDFVAGGTYAIDGHQERIGESIFLFTPSCVKVSTLSGTIHDIADNPKMARPVSSAPAWGAESSRLAQ, via the coding sequence GTGAACAACATTTTTACCAAGCTCAAAGATTTTGTCGGTATCTCCGAACAACCAGAAGACGAAGATGAAACCGACTACGAAGAAATGAATTGGGAACAGTTTTCCCCCCAAGAGAAGGATCAAAACGAAGAAGAAGAACCCCTTAATCGTCGTCAACGCGAACCTTTAAATCTCAATACAGCCACATCTATGGGACTCAACAGAAGCAACGTGATCGGTATGCCAGGTATTAACAACAATAATGCAGAAGTAGTCGTGATCGAGCCCCATTCCTTCGAGGAAATGCCCCAAGTTATCCAAACCCTGAGAGAACGCAAATCGGTGGTTTTAAATCTCAACGTCATGGATCCCGAAGAAGCACAAAGAGCCGTGGATTTTGTCGCCGGTGGCACTTATGCAATTGATGGTCATCAAGAACGCATCGGTGAGAGTATTTTCCTATTTACCCCCAGCTGCGTTAAAGTTAGCACCCTTTCCGGAACTATTCACGATATCGCTGATAACCCGAAAATGGCTCGTCCCGTTTCCTCCGCACCTGCTTGGGGAGCCGAAAGCAGTCGATTAGCTCAATGA
- the proC gene encoding pyrroline-5-carboxylate reductase, translated as MSIRLGIIGGGVMAEAILSRLLKKNIYSPEAVLVSEPQSQRRNFWVNTYGVQVSEDNREAARATEVLILAVKPQILEQVVNSLLGIPEKPLIISILAGVTLNRLEMGFPDRPVIRTMPNTPATVGQGVTAMAAGRHAEPEHLAVARDIFAAVGSVVEVPEALMDAVTGLSGSGPAFVALMVEALSDGGVAAGLPRSIASQLAIETVLGTATLLKESAIHPGELKDRVTSPGGTTIAGVRQLEKGSFRSTIIEAVVAAYQRSKDLGRSSEK; from the coding sequence GTGTCTATTCGTTTAGGAATTATTGGCGGTGGAGTGATGGCCGAGGCCATTCTCAGCCGTTTATTAAAAAAAAATATTTATAGTCCGGAAGCGGTGTTGGTTAGTGAACCCCAATCCCAACGGCGCAACTTTTGGGTGAATACCTACGGAGTACAAGTCAGTGAGGATAACCGGGAAGCCGCCAGAGCAACCGAGGTGTTAATCTTAGCGGTAAAACCGCAAATTTTAGAGCAAGTAGTCAATAGCTTGCTGGGAATACCCGAAAAACCCCTAATTATCTCGATTTTAGCGGGAGTTACCCTCAATCGCCTAGAAATGGGCTTTCCCGATCGGCCCGTCATCCGGACGATGCCTAATACCCCCGCCACGGTGGGACAAGGGGTTACAGCGATGGCGGCCGGTCGTCATGCGGAACCGGAACATCTGGCCGTAGCTAGAGATATTTTTGCTGCGGTCGGTTCGGTGGTGGAAGTTCCCGAGGCTTTGATGGACGCGGTAACGGGATTATCGGGATCGGGCCCGGCATTTGTGGCCTTGATGGTGGAAGCTTTAAGCGATGGTGGTGTGGCGGCCGGATTACCGCGATCAATTGCGTCTCAATTGGCCATAGAAACAGTTTTAGGGACGGCAACCCTGTTAAAAGAATCGGCCATACATCCGGGGGAATTAAAGGATCGCGTCACTAGCCCGGGGGGAACCACGATTGCTGGGGTGAGACAATTAGAAAAAGGCTCTTTTCGATCGACTATTATCGAGGCAGTAGTGGCGGCCTATCAACGTTCTAAAGATTTAGGGCGTAGTTCCGAAAAGTAA
- a CDS encoding metal-binding protein: MPSGRTHDRITLILLPPIAGASFLVSGSGNLTLLLLASYLFSGFLFGPDLDIHSVQYKRWGYLRWLWLPYRSMIRHRGWLSHGLLIGTVFRLFYLGSFLLLAAIIIIPILQSFWGIDWDWRLWPQQAIALWQQYPRVAIAIFLGLELGAMSHSCSDWIGSAYKRSRKVAQKPVKKKKR; the protein is encoded by the coding sequence ATGCCCTCTGGTCGAACTCACGATCGCATTACCCTAATTCTGCTGCCACCGATTGCGGGGGCGAGTTTTTTGGTCAGTGGCAGTGGTAACTTAACCCTGTTACTGTTGGCCAGTTATTTGTTTAGCGGATTCCTGTTTGGACCAGATCTGGACATCCACTCGGTACAGTACAAACGTTGGGGTTATCTGCGCTGGTTGTGGCTACCCTATCGTTCTATGATCCGTCATCGCGGTTGGTTATCCCACGGTTTATTGATCGGCACGGTCTTTCGGTTATTTTATCTGGGTAGTTTTCTTTTACTAGCGGCGATCATCATCATTCCCATCCTGCAAAGTTTCTGGGGTATAGACTGGGATTGGCGACTGTGGCCGCAGCAAGCGATCGCATTATGGCAACAGTATCCCCGGGTAGCGATCGCTATTTTCCTGGGTTTAGAATTAGGGGCGATGAGTCATAGTTGTAGTGATTGGATCGGATCTGCCTATAAACGTTCTCGAAAAGTGGCTCAAAAACCGGTAAAAAAGAAAAAACGTTAA
- a CDS encoding YkgJ family cysteine cluster protein has translation MANWKCIKNCGACCQLNPDERPDLEEYLTPAQLSQYLSMVGEDGWCINFDRQTRLCTIYDQRPEFCRVQPDIFAKMYQIEPGEFDQFAIDCCHQHIEDLYGEDSLEMNSYRQQVG, from the coding sequence ATGGCCAATTGGAAATGTATTAAAAATTGTGGAGCTTGTTGTCAACTAAATCCCGATGAGCGTCCTGACTTAGAAGAATATCTTACCCCCGCACAATTAAGTCAATATCTCAGCATGGTGGGGGAAGATGGTTGGTGTATAAACTTTGATCGCCAAACCCGTCTCTGTACCATTTATGACCAGAGACCAGAATTTTGTCGTGTTCAACCCGATATTTTTGCCAAAATGTATCAAATTGAACCGGGAGAATTCGATCAATTTGCGATCGATTGCTGTCATCAACACATTGAGGATCTTTATGGGGAAGATAGCCTAGAAATGAATAGCTATCGTCAGCAAGTAGGCTAA
- a CDS encoding AAA-like domain-containing protein: MEKPEKQRRRRGVILTTTGLEKLLTAKQEAEYRDNCGYRFTLEVLSEKTLLGVDTLMKVFACESGVDKQTLKHCFQAFNLTLENSDYYRPNLPETNSINPQLLAELPEGQVPLDSPFYINRNNLEQTCYQEVLRGGSLIRINAPRKMGKTSLMARIINHAQQQQYHTLYFSFRLAERSIFQDLNHCLRWLCVSISRQLDLDNHLPEDWDEFLGGKINCKIYLEKHILSHLDHPLVLAFDDLEYLLPYPQLGEEFFSILHLWHEEGKNKPLWQKLRLIVAYSPAHELDKTLDTYQSPFSLGLPIELPNFTSPQVRELSQRQGLDQNFDSEKLRIFLGGNPYLIRLACYHLARGNCTLESILATSIDEENNIFADHLKRLLWHLQYLKGNLSAIFAKVVMAEKDIEIDLMAAFHLESLGLIHRQGKFCRVSCPLYRQYFSEYFRQRSVFLPRKTSIFAKKITLAHFDTSEKSRYAM; this comes from the coding sequence ATGGAAAAACCGGAAAAACAGCGCCGCAGACGCGGGGTTATCCTCACCACCACGGGACTAGAAAAATTACTTACTGCCAAACAAGAAGCGGAATATCGGGATAATTGCGGTTATCGCTTCACCCTAGAAGTCCTCAGCGAGAAAACTCTTTTAGGGGTAGATACTCTGATGAAGGTATTTGCTTGTGAATCGGGAGTGGATAAACAAACCCTGAAACATTGTTTTCAAGCTTTTAATTTAACTTTAGAAAATAGCGATTATTATCGTCCTAACCTACCAGAAACTAATAGTATTAATCCTCAACTATTGGCTGAATTACCAGAGGGACAAGTCCCCCTCGATTCCCCCTTTTATATTAACAGAAACAATCTAGAACAGACTTGTTATCAAGAGGTCTTGCGCGGGGGTAGTCTGATCCGGATTAACGCACCCAGAAAAATGGGAAAAACCTCCCTGATGGCCAGAATTATTAATCATGCACAACAACAGCAATACCATACACTTTATTTCAGTTTTCGGTTAGCAGAAAGATCAATTTTTCAAGATTTAAATCACTGTCTGCGTTGGCTTTGTGTTAGTATTAGTCGTCAGTTAGATTTAGACAATCATCTCCCAGAGGATTGGGATGAATTCTTAGGGGGTAAAATTAACTGTAAAATCTATCTAGAAAAGCATATTCTCTCCCATCTCGATCACCCTTTAGTGCTTGCCTTTGATGATCTTGAATATCTTTTACCCTATCCACAGCTAGGGGAAGAATTTTTTAGTATTCTGCACCTCTGGCACGAGGAAGGCAAAAACAAACCCCTCTGGCAAAAATTACGTTTAATTGTTGCCTATTCCCCTGCACACGAGCTTGATAAAACCTTAGATACCTATCAATCTCCTTTTAGTCTTGGTTTACCGATCGAATTGCCTAATTTTACCAGCCCACAAGTACGAGAATTAAGTCAAAGACAGGGATTAGATCAGAATTTTGACTCCGAAAAATTACGGATATTTCTAGGGGGTAATCCCTATTTAATTCGTCTTGCTTGCTATCATCTTGCTCGGGGTAATTGTACCCTAGAAAGCATTTTAGCTACTTCGATCGACGAGGAAAATAATATTTTTGCAGATCATCTTAAACGTTTACTTTGGCATCTACAATACTTAAAAGGCAATTTGTCGGCTATCTTTGCTAAGGTGGTGATGGCGGAAAAAGACATAGAAATTGATTTAATGGCAGCTTTTCACCTAGAAAGTCTCGGACTGATTCACCGACAAGGTAAGTTTTGCCGAGTCAGTTGTCCTCTCTACCGTCAATATTTTAGCGAATATTTCCGGCAACGTTCTGTTTTTTTGCCTCGAAAAACTTCTATCTTCGCCAAAAAAATTACGCTTGCTCACTTTGATACTTCCGAAAAAAGTCGCTATGCCATGTAA
- a CDS encoding RNA-guided endonuclease InsQ/TnpB family protein: MEKAYSFRFYPTPKQESLLRRTLGCVRLVYNKALHERTQAWYERQERVGYTETSSMLTDWKKQEELDFLNEVSCVPLQQGLRHLQTAFTNFFAGRTKYPNFKKKHQGGSAEFTKSAFKFKDKQIYLAKCTEPLPIRWSRQIPESCEPSTVTVRLHPSGRWHISIRFDDPTIKPLPVTDKAIGIDLGISSLVITSDGDKVSNPKHFKKHYQRLRRAAKNLSRKQKGSKNREKARIKVAKIHAQITDSRKDHLHKLTTQLVRENQTIVVENLAVKNLVKNPKLSQAISDVSWGEITRQLAYKCRWYGRNYIEIDRWFPSSKRCSNCGYIAEKMPLNVREWDCPDCGTHHDRDINASKNILAAGLAVSVCRATIRPEQSKSVKAGAKNPSGKKQKPKS, encoded by the coding sequence ATGGAAAAAGCCTATTCGTTTCGATTTTACCCCACACCCAAACAAGAGTCGCTATTGCGGCGCACGTTGGGCTGTGTAAGATTAGTTTACAACAAAGCTCTCCACGAACGAACACAAGCTTGGTATGAAAGACAAGAAAGAGTAGGATATACTGAAACTTCTTCAATGCTAACCGATTGGAAAAAACAAGAAGAATTAGACTTTCTCAATGAAGTAAGCTGTGTACCTTTACAACAAGGGTTAAGACATTTACAAACAGCTTTTACTAATTTCTTTGCTGGTCGTACTAAGTATCCTAACTTTAAGAAAAAACATCAAGGAGGAAGTGCCGAATTTACCAAATCTGCTTTTAAATTCAAAGACAAACAAATCTATTTAGCTAAATGCACAGAACCTTTACCTATTCGATGGTCAAGACAAATACCAGAAAGCTGTGAACCAAGCACAGTAACAGTCAGATTACATCCTTCTGGACGTTGGCATATTTCAATAAGATTTGATGACCCAACGATTAAGCCTTTACCAGTAACAGATAAAGCCATCGGAATTGACTTAGGAATTAGTAGCCTTGTGATTACCAGCGATGGTGACAAGGTATCTAATCCTAAGCATTTTAAGAAACATTATCAGAGGTTGCGAAGAGCAGCGAAAAATCTTTCTAGAAAACAGAAAGGGTCAAAAAATCGGGAAAAAGCAAGAATCAAAGTAGCCAAGATTCACGCTCAAATCACCGATAGCAGAAAAGACCATTTACATAAGCTAACCACTCAATTAGTTCGTGAAAACCAAACGATTGTGGTTGAGAATTTAGCCGTCAAGAATCTGGTCAAAAACCCGAAATTATCTCAGGCAATATCTGACGTTAGCTGGGGTGAAATCACCCGACAATTAGCCTATAAATGCCGTTGGTATGGGAGAAATTACATCGAAATAGATAGATGGTTTCCTAGTTCTAAGCGGTGTAGTAATTGCGGGTATATTGCTGAGAAAATGCCGTTAAATGTTCGAGAGTGGGATTGTCCAGACTGTGGGACTCACCATGACCGAGATATTAACGCCAGTAAAAATATTTTGGCCGCAGGGCTTGCGGTGTCAGTCTGTAGAGCGACCATAAGACCAGAACAGAGTAAATCTGTTAAGGCAGGTGCGAAAAATCCTTCGGGAAAGAAGCAGAAACCCAAATCGTGA
- a CDS encoding ParE family toxin-like protein: MNSATLPSFWQKYRDLKPAVKAGARKAYRLWVENPFHPSLNFKCIDSDEDIWSVRVTKSHRALGVLSGDTVTWFWIGDHRKFGSETPSFYDGFTVKYEHRLRNIC; this comes from the coding sequence ATGAATTCCGCGACATTGCCCTCATTTTGGCAGAAGTATCGCGACTTGAAGCCAGCAGTCAAAGCCGGAGCCAGGAAAGCATATCGGTTATGGGTAGAGAATCCGTTTCATCCGTCGTTAAATTTTAAGTGTATTGACAGCGACGAAGATATTTGGTCAGTGCGTGTAACGAAGAGTCATCGAGCTTTGGGAGTGCTGTCAGGGGATACAGTGACCTGGTTTTGGATTGGCGATCATCGAAAATTTGGGTCTGAAACCCCGTCGTTCTACGACGGCTTTACTGTTAAATATGAGCATCGTTTACGAAATATATGCTAA